Part of the Scyliorhinus torazame isolate Kashiwa2021f chromosome 8, sScyTor2.1, whole genome shotgun sequence genome, agtggtgCTGAGGACACTGGTTTGATCCCAGtaccgggttactgtccatgtggagtttgcctattctccccgtgtctgcatccagaacccaaagatgtgcaggataggtggattggccatgctaaattgccccttaattggaattttaaaaaaatcttttttttaaatgttagtcTGCTGTGTGTAAATAGTGCATCTAATTACCTTTTTCCTTTTTCCTTCACCAGTGCACTAGGATTGTGGTATTTTATCCGAAGAGGGAAGCAGTGCCTGGATTTTACTGTGACCATCCACATCTTCCACTTTATGGGCTGTTGGATCTACAACTTACACTTTCCCACAGCACTCAGCTGGTGGCTGGTGAACATTGTGTGCATTGCACTGATGGCTGTGATAGGGGAGTACTTGTGCATGCGGACAGAACTGAGGGCCATCCCTGTGAACACCGGGCCCAAATCTAACCTGTGACATTGTGCAGAATCAGGTGCTACTTAAGCACTCGGCACCTCTGATTTGTCCAATCGTGAATGAAATTGCCCCAACGACCAGTGTTAAATATTTTATTTCAATGTTAGCAAGATTTTTGTGCACAGCATACGACCACCTCGAATTCTTGTTTTGGTCACCATATTATATAACCTGATATGTAAAGTGAAAATGATTTGCAGACTGCATTTTTTTTCTAAATAAGCCTCTCTAAGCTTGTATCTACTCATAATCTGGAAGTAGCTTTGGTTGGCAGGGAGTCTGAGGTTGGTGACAGAGCTCTTGCACAAAGATATTGGTGGTTTTATAAACTAAGCTGGATGTGGATTGAATGAGATTTTCAGACTTGCTGAGAGTACAGCAAGGTGGAATTATTGGAGAAATCTGCATTTACCCTTCATCAGTGGTGAGAGACCCTGTTGTGCGGCCTACCCAGTGTTTTCAATCCTTTTCTTGTAAACTAGCTGGAATGTTCCCAAATTTTATACTGGTTTAGTTTTCTTAATCTAAATGCCCTTCAAATTTGGACATCGAACCCTTCTCCACACTGAGCACCTTTCAACTTAAAATCTATGTCTCAAACCATCCATTCGACATTTGAAAAGGTAAGGAATACTATGTGAGTCATCAAATGAGAAACCTGGAACCTATTGTAACACTGGGTGTGTCTGACATTGCACAGTTTCCACTGACTTTAAGCAAAGATTAAGCACCCTTGTTTTGATATTGAGATATACCTACTGATTGGTGTAAAATAGTTTAGTAACAAAATGGTAAAAGCACTTCGAAACTAAAGGCTGGTCCTAGACTTGAGGACTGCGTCCATCACGTTTGTACTATGTTTTATTGGCAAGGTACACAGCTTAATCTCTATTTTGTTTAAAAGTCATTGAGGAATAAATCTATTGCAGTGCTCAAAGTTAAATGTTTTAGTTCTTGATTCAAAGCAATTCCATTGAAAGATCCTGAGCCCTGACATACTTCTCTATACCTGCTCCATCGCCACTGTTTTCCTCCTCTCTCCATCCCAGTTTTCACTTCCTCTCCAGGCGATGATTCTTGATGGGATTCGGTTTGTATGTCTGCAATCCTCCTCCAATATCTTAGTCATGTCCATGATGCAAGTCTAGACAACGTTAAAGGCCTGTATCAGCAAACTCCTGCTTTGTTAATGAAAGAGTTAGTGAACGAGCTCCATGTGTTTAAATTGCTGGCAAATCAAATAGAGTCATCATCAACTAAGTCACCTAAGGGCAAACCAAGATATGCCAATTTGAatattttgatgaggtaacaggcgattgatttttttttaaattaattcatgggatgtgggcatcgctggctgcacTTGCACCTAtcccagagggcattttaagagtcaaccacattgctgtggatctggagtcacatgcaggccagatgagttaaggacagcagatttcatcTCTAAAggtcattaatgaaccagatgggtttttacgacaatcgacaatggtttaataATCATCATTAGATTTTATtctagattttaattgaattcaaatttcaccatggtgggattcgtacccaggtccccagagcattaccccacatctctggattattaatccagcgacaataccactgccttcctTGATATGGGCAATGCTATTGATATGGTGTACATGGCCTTTCAGAAAGCGTTTGATACagtacaacagacttgtgagccaaGTTATAACTGaaataagagggcagcacggtggcgcagtggttagcactgcctcacggcgccgaggtcccaggttcgatcccggccctgggtcactgtccgtgtggagtttgtacattctcccagtgtttgcgtgggtttcgcccccacaacccaaaaatgtgcaggttaggtggtttggccactctaaattgcccctcaattggaaaaagagttgggtattctaaatttatttttaaaaaaagataaaataactgaaataaaaattattttaaaatgggtttctttcgggtgctccgatttcctcccacaatctaatgctgtgcaggttaggtggattggccatgatcaatgggagggggagtggacctaggtcgcGTGTTCtttaggagggttggtgcagatccgatgtgctgaatggcctccctttACACTAGGGTATCTGTGGATTCTTTTTTTAAAGATGATTTTCCCAAATATAAACAATAACATATTCCAACAAAACATGAGTTaagtttgtacaatttttccctTTTAATCCGCTCCTTCGATGAACAGTTCCTTAAATATCGTCATGGACGGCCTCCACCATACCTCAAAACCCTCTTCCGACCCCTTTAAGgcaaatttaatcttttccaaccggagAAACTCGTACAGGTCCTCCAGCCAGGCCGCAACCCCTGGTGGTATATCCAACCTCCAATTCAAAAGAATCTGTCACTGGGAAATTAGAGGTGAAAGCCAAAtcacagcccccttcccctccggcacccccgaaaccccaaagatcgccaccatgggGTCTGACTTCACCTCGGCTCCCACTATCCTCGATAAGGTCTCAAAAACCGCCTCCCAGAAGCTCTCCAACTTCTTGCAACCCcacaacatgtgaacatgattcgccgGCCCCCGCCCTCGCCTCCACCTGCTACCTctaggaagaacccactcatctgaGCCCGAATCATGTGtcttgtgcaccactttaaactgaatcaagctcattctaGCACAGGGGGAAGTAGAGTTCACTCTCTGCATCGCCTCACACCCATCCTATCTCCTTtgccaactccccctcccacttccgcttaatcCTTTCCACCAGCACCTTACCCTGCTCTCCCAATCACCCATATATGTCCCTGATCATTCTATGGATTCTAATAGTAACAACAccaatacaaaattggctgagttacgGGAAACAGTAGTATTTGATGGATGTTTATCAACCTGGAGGAAGATTTGTAATGGAGATCCCGGGGGTCGGTGTTAGGACGCTTGCTCTTCCTGATgtatatctggggctggtttagcacactggactaaattgctggcttttaaagctgaacaaggcaggccagcagcacggttcaattcccgtaccagcctccccgaacaggcgccggaatgtggcgactaggggcttttcacagtaacttcatttgaagcctacttgtgacaataagcgattttcatatcaatgacctagaccttggtgtgTGGGGCACAATTtcaatttgcagatggtacaaaacgTTGAAGCACTGTAAACTGAGGAGGATTGTGTACAccttcaaaaggacatggacagGTTGTGGAATGAGCAGACAAGCAACATGCAATTTAATGCTgagaagtgtgatgtgattcacTTTGGTAGAAAGAACACAGAGAAACAATATAAAATACAGGGCACAATTGTAAAGTAGGTACAAGAGCAGAGGAACCAGAGTATACTTATGTACATATatgttatatatacatatataagttattgaaagtggcaggacaggttgatgcATACAGCATCCTGGGCTTTCGAATGCAAAAGCAAGGAGGTAatgttatgttaaacttgtatagaaTACTGGTTCAACCTCTACtgcagtattgtgtccagttctggccatCACATTTTAAGGAGAATGTGAAGGctttataataattattattattattctcacaagtaggcttacattaacactgcaatggagttacagtgaaaagcctctggtcaccacattccggtgcctgttcgggtactttaaagagagagagagtgcaggaatGATTCATGAAAATGTTTCCACAGATGAAAAACTTCAGTTATGTAGATAGAACAGAGAGTTCCATATAAtttctacagtccagaaggaggcgattcagcccattgagtctgtaccgaccccccgaaagagcactctacctaggcctactcaaccaccccatctccataaccccactcattcatcatggccaatccacctaacctgcacatctttggactgtgggaagaaaccggagcacccggaagaaattcaCACAGACAtgtggggaatgtgcaaacttcatacagaccgtcacccaaggccggaatcaaacccaggtcgctggcgctgtgaggcatcatgaggggtctggacagcgcAGATGGGGATAAACTATTACTATTGATAAAAGAATCAAGcacaagaggacacagatttaaggtaattgggaaAAGGGGCAGTGAAGACATGAGGAAAAGCTCACGCAGTGATTGGTTAGGATTTGGAGTGCACCGTCTAGAATGTGATGGAGGTAAGTTCAATCgagatattcaaaagggaattgggagggcagcacggtggcacagtggttagcattgctgcctacggcactgaggacccgggttcgaatcccggccctgggtcactgtccatgtggagtttgcacgttctctcaatgtctgtgtgggtttcacccccacaacccaaagatgtgcaaggtaggtggattggccaggctaaattgccccttaattggaaaaaattattgggtactctaaatttattttttaaaaagggaattggattgttatctgaaaaggaagaaggtGTATGTCGGGGGAATGGCACTTGCACACCTTCAGAGAACCGGCAGAGACATGACGGGCTGAATGACCTGTGTTGACCCATCTGTGAAGTTGAGGAATTGCTCATAAGCTCTACCCGTTTGCTGGATCTGGTTTTCATTATTACAACTGCCCTTCCATGAAGGTCAGCATCCAatataatgttttttttttaatgacaatactAATTATTCTCCAGTTTCAAGTATTATCTTTTGGCTATACCAGAAGTTTTTAATTTTGTTGCTTATCATGGGGAAGAGCTCAAATATATGTTGTACCTTATGGCTGCCCGTTCTACATAATGAATGGCACTTTGTCAGGTGGGTCAATTAATATGGGAAAAATTAACATTTATGGAAATATTTAGGACTTTTTGTAACTAGATATAGATTATGGAGCAATAGCATCacaggttgtcctatgatgagaggctgagtaagtcGACCCTATGATGtctggagtttagaagcatgagaggtgatctcgttgaaacatacaggatttggAAGGAGTTCTATGGCATAGACGCAGCTTGtttcaaagaacagtacagcacagaaacaggccctttcaccctccaagtctgccCCGACCATGCTCCTCATCCAACCTAAAacctctacacttctggggtctgtatccctctattcccatcctattcatgtatttgccaaggcgccccttaaacgttactaacATACCTGCTTTCACTGCCACCTTCGGCAacaagttccaggcatccactaccctctgtgtaaaaagtttCTGCTgctcggggaatctaaaacacaagggcagtctcaggataagggactgAGGATGGGGAGAAATTACTTCATTCTAagagttgtaaatctttggaattctctatcccagagggttgtggatgctccattgttgaatacgcTTAAGGCTGAATTTTGGTCTTTCAGGAAACGAGGGATAGGGGGagtggcaggaaggtggagttaaagtgcaagatcagccataatcgtattgaatagcagagcaggtttgATGAACCATATGGCCTATTCCTACTTTGTGTTATGAGCAATTCCACATAGTCATGTTGAAGCAGAGAATGAGATCAACTAGAAAATAAATTTAGAAACAAGCTTGCAGTTGAGACAAAAATCAAGAATACAGTCATCCTTGCCTGACTGCTGGAAGCAATAGAAATAAAATGCTGAGTTATGGTGGTGGCCTTGGTGTGAGCGGTCGtacattaggtggctcctgctcaaAGTGGAATTGTTTTGGGTCTTTTCGCCCATTTCGGGAGGAGTTAtgcaggatttggatttgttttttttgtcacgtgtactgaggtacaatgaaaataTTGTTTGAgtagcagtccagacagatcgttccatacatgaaaaacataggacatatgatagatacgcaatgtaaatacatagacatggacaTTGGGTGAAGCGTACGGAATGTAGTACTAATCAATAGAGAGGATGCGAGAAGAGATCAGTTCAGCACacaagagtcattcaggagtctagtaacagcggggaagaagctgtttttgaatctgtgcgtgttctcagacttttgtacctcctgcccgatggaagatgttggaagaatgagtaatccgggtgggagagctctttgattatgctgcccattttcccaaagcagcgggatgtgtagacagagtcaatggatgggaggcagattcgcctgatggattgggctgtgttcacaactctgtaatttcttaccgtcttgggccgagcagttgccataccaagctgttatacaaccagataggatgccttctgtggtgcatcagtaaaaattggcaagagtcaatcaggacatgccgtatttccttagtttcctgaggaagtaaaagcgctgttgtggggcagcacggtggcgcagtggttagcaccgctgcctcacagcgcggaggtcccaggttcgatcccagccccgggtcactatccgtgtggaatttgcacacacTCCCTGTGGCtgtctgggtttcacccccacaacccaatgaatggcttagatagggtggatgtagggaagttgtttccattagcaggggagactaggacccgggggcacagccttagaataaaagggagtcactttagaacacagatgaggagaaatttcttcagccagagagtggtgggtctgtggaattcattgccacagagggcggtggaggccgggacgttgagtgtctttaagacagaagttgataaattcttgatttctcaaggaattaagggctatggagagagagcgggtaaatggagttgaaatcagccatgattgaatggtggagtgtactcgatgggccgaatggccttacttccactcctatgtcttatgtacagggcaggtggattggccatgctaaattgccccttaattggaaaagatgaattgggaactcttaaatttatttattttttcaaaaaagcgctgttgtgctttcttggtcgtagcgttgacatggatggaccaggacagattgttgatgtgcaaacctaggaatttgaagctgtcagccatctccacccCTGCACCATTgatacagggtgggggggggggggggtacgatactttgcttcctgatgtcaatgaccatctccttagttttgctgatgttgagggaaagATAAGGGAGAGGTGTAAAGTGTTTAAATATAAGGGACTAAGAATTCTCTTTTGTTAGGGCCGTTTGGGGCCTATCAATCAAGGAGTGCAACAAATAAGGAGCAACAGACCAGGAGATCTCTCGAACTGCGACAGAGGGAAAGGTGATGGAGAGCTCTGTGGCCTTGTTGCCCGCTCAGTGGTCCACGGAGTTGTTGAAGTAAATGAAGGCTAAGTTTGAGCAGCATAGAAAGGAGGTCTCagaggacctggccagggtggcTGTGCCGACCCGGAGAAGGTGGAGAGGTCTGACTAACCGCGACGATCGGTTGGCTTCTTTGGAGGCGGAAATCATGCTGGTGGCGGAGGGCCAGAAGAAGTTAAGAGAGAAGGTGGATGACTTGGAGAATCATTCGAGGCAGAATTTTCAGATTGTGGTTCTGCTTGAGGGCATTGTGGGAACGCAGGCCACACAATATATGGCGAAGATGTTcaagaagttggtgggggaggggatactttttaatttagagtacccaattatttttttcccaattaaggggcaatttagtttggccaaaccacctaaccagcacatctttgggttgtgggggtgaaacccacgcagacactgggagaatgtgcaaactctaaacggacagtgacccagggctgggatttgaacccgggtcctcagagccatagtcccagtgctaaccactgcaccaccgtgctgcccttgggggaGGGGATACTTGACCGACCTGAGGTGGATCGAGTGCATAGGTCGCTAAGGAGTAAACTGGTGAGCCGCCGATCATGGTGCGGCTGCGTTGTTATTTGGATAAAGAAAAGATTCTGCAGTGGGCAAAGGAGACGAGGGAGTGTATTTGGGAAGGCCATGCAGGGTTTGGGAAGGCCATGCAGGGCTTGGGAGCAGTGTTGGCCAAGCGAGGGGGCAGGTTTAGTCTGGTAAAAGCAGCCCTATTCAGGAAGGACATGAGGTTAGGAGTGTTATAGCCTGCCCGTTTGTGGGTCCCATTCCTGAGTCAGGAGTTTTATTTCGATACGTCGGAGGAGGTGAGtacctttaccccatttttatttctatcaatttattttcatttcttccattgattttttttccctctctccccattgtctccactccctccacccaaCCCCACTGGGGCCATGTgttctgttccctgttccaagttgtcctttgacacactggtcatctttgttctgccattagcatattttgatctcttaatgtgccactgtcaacactcttagtcattatcaccatttacattcctttgtCTTTTCATCCACAACAccgttgtcaatctccacctattgctggccctctatccagccacactgtcccacgtgccccccccccccccccatagtgtaAATCGCATCCTATTTTAAATTCTCcctagttttgacaaagagtcatccagactctcaacattagctcccttctctctccacagatgctgtgagacctgctgagattgtccagcattttctgttttttgtatCAAATGTAATCACCTGGACACTATTTGCATGATGTTCCCTTAGCGTCGGCTTGTTTCCTTCTTGGTCATAACACAACCCTAAACGCAGTTCCTCCTTTCTAAAATGCAAACTCATTGCCTTTACTACTGCAGCTGTTTTTCGCCGCGTCTGTATGAAATTTAATGTCTACCACATACAGTAGGTGGAGCCACAAAAAATGGGAGAGCATTCAGTACACAGAGATATGGATTGTTCAATAAAAGCTGTAGGAGAGATAGCCGAATACATACAGGGGAAATGTAGAAGTCAAAATAATATCTTGGGGCCTGGGGAGACAAaattaaattttatttttaaattcaaaAATAAACTGGGATCTGCTAGCTGAAGGAATTGTTGAATCTTGCACGATTTGCATGGGGTGACTCATTAAAGGAACAATCCAATTAGTTCCATGTTCTTTCCCCATGGCCCTCCAAATATTTACCAAATTTCCTTTTCAAAGTTACTATCGGATTTGCTTCTATTCTTTCAGGCCATGGATTTCAGACCTTGCTGCCTacgaaaaaaatgttttaaaatcaaAAGCACCATTTAATTAGATTAGAAATGTTTGTACAATTAATGTAATTCAACAAG contains:
- the sys1 gene encoding protein SYS1 homolog; this translates as MGMAGHFRSYVWDPILIISQIILMQCIYYSFLGIWLAVVDSLVQNSRSLDQVFSYEVLGFSTAQGRLSMMAFILNSLTCALGLWYFIRRGKQCLDFTVTIHIFHFMGCWIYNLHFPTALSWWLVNIVCIALMAVIGEYLCMRTELRAIPVNTGPKSNL